The nucleotide sequence CCGCTCCTGGACCTACGGCGAGCTCTCCGCGCGCTCCGACCAGGTGGCCGCGTGGCTCCGCGGCCTCGGCATCGGCCGGGGCGACCACGTGATCGTCATGCTCAACAACACGATCGAGCTGTGGGAGGTGATGCTCGCGATCACGAAACTGGGCGCGGTCTCGATCCCCACGTCGACGCTGCTCTCGGCGTCCGACCTCGCGTACCGCATCGAGCACGGCCGCGCGGGCGCGGTCGTCACCCTCGGCACCCTCGCCGACCGCCTCGAGGACATCGACCCCGCCGTGCTCCGCATCGGCGTCGGCGCGACGGTCCCCGCGGACTGGAAGCGGTTCGCGGACGCGGCCGCCGCGCCGGAGGAGTTCGTCCCCGATGGCCCGACCCCCGCCGGTGACACGGCGCTGCTGTATTTCACCTCCGGGACGACGAACCGGCCCAAGCTCGTGCAGCACACGCACGTGTCGTACCCGGTCGGCCATCTGTCGACGATGTGGTGGCTCGGCGTCCGCCCCGACGACGTGCACCTCAACATCTCCTCGCCCGGCTGGGCCAAGCACGCCTGGTCGAGCTTCTACTCGCCGTTCCTGGCCGAGGCGACGGTGTTCGTCTACAACTACGACCGCTTCGACGCGAACACCCTCATGGAGGTCATGGACACCCACCACGTGTCGACGTTCTGCGCCCCGCCGACGGTCTGGCGCATGCTCATCCAGGCCGATCTGTCGCGGCTGGCGCATCCGCCGCGCGAGCTGGTCGGCGCAGGCGAGCCACTCAACCCCGAGGTCATCGACCGGGTGCGCGAGGCCTGGGGCGGCACGATCCGCGACGGCTTCGGACAGACGGAGATGACGGCGTGCATCGGCAACTCCCCCGGGCAGCCGGTGAAGGTCGGCTCGATGGGCCGCCCGCTGCCGGGGTACCCGGTGGTGCTGCTGGACCCGGTGACCGGGGAGGTCGTGGACGGTGAGGGAGAGATCGCCCTCGACCTCGCGCAGCCGCCGCTGGGCCTCATGGCCGGGTACTACGACGACCCGGAGAAGACCGCGGAGTCGCGGGCCGGGGGCTTCCACCACACGGGCGACATCGCCGTGCGGGATGCCGACGGCTACCTCACCTACGTCGGCCGCTCGGACGACGTGTTCAAGGCCTCCGACTACAAGATCTCGCCGTTCGAGCTCGAGTCGGTGCTGCTGGAGCACGAACTCGTCGTCGAGGCCGCGGTGATCCCGAGCCCCGACCCCACCCGCCTGGCCGTACCGAAGGCGTACGTGTGCCTGACCCCGGAGGCGGGGGCGGATGAGGCGGCGGCCGCCCGGGCGGTGTTCGGCTACGCCCACGAACGGCTCTCGTCGCACCTGTGGGTGCGCATCATCGAGTTCGTCCCGGAGCTGCCGAAGACGATCTCCGGAAAGATCCGTCGCGTCGAGCTGCGGGCGCGCGAGAGCGCCCGCGTGGCGGCGGGCGACGAGGCGCGGCAGCACCGCGACCGCGACTACCGCTGAGCGCTAGGAGACGATCGCGACCGGCGCCGTGGGCGTCGCGGTCGAGCCGGTCTTGAGCGTCGCGGTGGTCGTGGTCGTGGTCGCCGGCGCCGCCTCGGTACGCGCGGCCCGCGGTCGGGGCTCGATGCCCCCGGCCGACAGCATCGCCCGCACGATCCCTCCGATCACGAGCATGCCCACCAGCGCCGCCCCCGACACGATCAGCGGGAGCCACTGGTTCCCGAAGCTCGCGGTGAAGCTCATCAGCGCGGCCACGATCCACAGCCCGACCGAACCCCCGGCGAGACCGCCGGCCCCGCGGATGATCGCGATCGCGGCCACGATCGCGCAGACCACGGCCAGCGCCGCGCCCACGTACCCCATCGGTACCAGGACCGAGGCCAGATCCCTGGCCACTCCCAATGTCGTCATGACGACCCCCCGTCCGGCGGAACCCCTCCGCACCTTCGACATTAGAAGTGTCTCGCCAGGAACCCATCCGTCTCAAGTCCGATCCGGGTCATCCTTCCGGCGGATATCCGCGGATCAGCGCCGGACCGGCCACCGGAGGCGACGCGGCCGCACGACACGGACCGGGCGGGTGACGACGGCGTCGACGACCATGGATCCGTCGGACGGTCCGACGATCGCGATGGCGGACGTCTCGGTGGCCTCGGCCGGGGCCACCGGCTGGGTGGCCAGAGCGCGGTGCGCGCGGACGTACGCCGGCACGAGGAGCACGATCGCCCCGACCCAGGCGAGCGGGTTGCTGAGGGCGACGCCGTCGAAGCCGATCAGGGCACCGAGGACCACCGCGGCCACGACGCGCATCACGAGCTCGATCACCCCGGTCACCGTGGGCACGAGCGTGTGGCCGAGGCCCTGCAGCGCCCCGCGCAGGACGAAGAGCATGCCGAGCGCCCAGTAGCCGCAGCCGTTGATGATGAGCATGCGGTGCGCCATGGCGACGACGTCGTCGGAGCCGTCGCCGACGAAGAGCCGCACCATGGGGGCACCGAAGGCGATCAGCAGCCCGCCGAGCACGACGGCGGCCGCGACGGCCATCCAGGTCGCCTCGACGACGCCGCGGCGGATGCGGTCGGGGCGGCGCCCGCCGTGGTTCTGGGCGGCGTACATCGACACGGCGAGTCCGAGCGAGGAGAGCAGGGCGACCGCCAGGCTGTCGACGCGGGACGCGGTCGTGTAGGCGGCGACCGCGTCGGCGCCGAGGGTGTTCAGCGCGACCTGCACGGTGAGCGTTCCGATCGCGATGATCGAGGCCTGGAATCCCATGGGGAGGCCGAGGCGCAGATGGTCGGCGATGTCGGAGCGGGAGATGCGCCAGTCCGCGCGGCGCAGGTGGAGCATCGGCAGCCGCCGGCGCACGAAGTCCAGGCAGAGGATCACCGAGACGGCCTGCGCGACGACGGTCGCGAGCGCGGCCCCCGCGACGCCCCATTCCAGCGGGCCGACCATGAGCACCACGAGGCCGACGTTCAGCGCGCACGACACCGTGAGGAAGACCAGCGGCGTCTTGGAGTCGCCGATCGCGCGGATGATCGCGGAGAGGTAGTTGAAGAACATCGTCGCGCCCGCGCCGAGGAAGCTGATCTGCGTGAACACCGTGGCCTCGGCCATGAGCTCGGGCGGCGTCTGCAGCAGCGCGAGGATGGGTCCCGCGATGAGGGGGGCGACCACCGTCAGGACGACGCTGGTGATGCCGCTGAGGAGCACGCCGGTCGCGACCGAGCGGCGCACCGCGGCGTCGTCGCGCGCACCGAAGGCCTGGGCGATCGGGATCGCGAAACCGCTCGTGAGGCCCCACGCGAAGCCGAGGAGGAGGAAGAGGAGGCTTCCCGTGGCGCCGACGGCGGCGAGCGACTGGACGCCGAGGTGGCGTCCGACGACGATCGCGTCGGCGAACTGGTAGAGCTGCTGCACGACGTTGCCGAGCAGGAGCGGGATCGCGAAGGCGAGGATGACGCGCCACGGGCGGCCCGTGGTGAGGGTGGTGGCCATGAAGGAGTGGGCTCGCAGGGAAAGTGGGGGTGGATCGGGGGTGCGCCCAGTTTATCGAATCGTTTCGGCCCGAGGGAACACCCACCGACGGAATACCGGTCGCCGCTCCTCGATTTCGGGCGAGCGCACCGCGGTGGTTACTCTGCATCAATCGCCGCCCGCGAGTGGGGCGACGGCGTCGACGAGGACCGGAGGAGAAGAGCGTGACGAAGGAAGACACGGGGGCGATCCGCCAGGGGCAGACCGGAGCCGAAGGCGAGGAGCACCTGCGGCGCGCGCTCAGCAACCGGCACATCCAGCTGCTCGCCATCGGCGGGGCCATCGGCACCGGCCTGTTCATGGGCAGCGGCAAGACGATCTCCGTCGCCGGACCATCCGTGATCTTCGTCTACATGATCATCGGGTTCATGCTGTTCTTCGTCATGCGAGCGATGGGCGAGCTGCTGCTGTCGAACCTCAAGTACAAGTCGTTCAGCGACTTCGCGAGCGACCTCCTCGGCCCGTGGGCCGGCTTCTTCACCGGATGGACCTACTGGTTCTGCTGGGTGGTCACGGGGGTGGCCGACGTGATCGCGATCGCGGGATACACCGACGCGCTCATCCCGGGCGTCCCGCTGTGGATCCCCGGCCTGCTCGTCGTCGTGATCCTCCTCGCGCTCAACCTCCCCACCGTCGCGGCCTTCGGCGAGATGGAGTTCTGGTTCGCCCTCATCAAGATCGTCGCGATCGTCGCCCTCATCGTCACCGGCCTGGTGATGATCCTCACCGGCTTCTCCCACGACGCCGGCACCGCCAGCTTCGCCAACCTGTGGGATCACGGCGGCATGTTCCCGCACGGCTTCCTCGGCTTCGTCGCCGGCTTCCAGATCGCCGTGTTCGCCTTCGTCGGCATCGAGCTCGTCGGCACCGCCGCCGCAGAGACCAAGGACCCGACGCGCAACCTGCCGAAGGCCATCAACGCCATCCCCATCCGCGTCCTGCTGTTCTACGTCGGCGCGCTCATCATCCTCATGTCCGTGACCCCGTGGACCGAGTACGTCGCCGGTGAGAGTCCCTTCATCGCGATGTTCGCCCTCGCGGGCCTCGGCATCGCCGCCACCGTCGTCAACCTCGTGGTGCTCACCTCGGCGATGTCCAGCGCGAACTCCGGCATCTACTCCACGTCGCGCATGGTGTTCGGACTGGCGCAGGACGGCGACGCCCCTCGCCTGTTCGGCCGGCTCTCGAAGCGCCGCGTCCCGCAGAACGCCCTGTTCCTGTCCTGCATCCTGCTGCTGTCCGGCGTCGTCCTGCTCTACGCGGGCAAAGACATCGGCACGGCGTTCGAGATGGTCACCACGGTGTCGGCCGTCTGCTTCATGTTCGTGTGGACGATCTTCCTGTGCAGCTACCTCGTCTACCGGCGCCGTCGCCCGGAGAAGGCGGCGACCTCGGCGTTCAAGATGCCGGGCGGCGTGTTCATGGTCTTCGTGGTGCTCGCGTTCTTCCTGTTCATCCTCTGGGCGCTGACCACCCAGCCGGACACCCTGATCGCGCTGCTCGTGACGCCCATCTGGTTCGCGATCCTCATCGTCGCGTGGCTGTTCGTGCGCAAGTCCCCGCATCACCTGCAGCGTCACGCCGCGCACATCGCGTACATGCGCGACGACTCGATCCCGGCCGACTAGGTCGCCTCAGGCCACCGACTCGAGGGTCGCGCGCTCCCGGGCCGCGGCCTTCGGGCCGAACACGCGAGGGCGGAGCGCGAGGAACAGCAGCACCATGCCGGCGGCGAGCAGCATGTGCCCCACGCCCGCGATGCCGGCGATCATCTTCGTCGACTCCTGGCCGAGCACCGTGAGGCAGCCGTGCCAGACGAGCATCGCGGAGGTCAGCACGAGCCCGGCCGTGTAGGTCCAGAAGAACCAGCCGAACAGGCGGCTCTCCGACAGTGCGAACGCCTTCTCCAGCAGCATCACCACGAGCAAGACGACGAAGCCCAGCACGAGCAGATGCGTGTGCACGAGTCCGAGCTGCGTCGGCGCCCCCTCCGGGAAGCCGTTGATCTTGGTGAACTCGCGGTAGAAGAGTCCGGAGGCGACGCCCACCAGCATGGAGGCGAACGCGGCGGTGAAGAGCCTGCGCATGAGTGTCCTTTCTGTCTGCCTCCAGCCTCGTCGCGGGACCCGCGCCGAGGATCCATCGAACGGTTGAGACGGATGGGTCAGAGCAGACCGGTGTCCCGGGCGATCGCGACCGCCTTCGCGCGGCTGTCGGCCCCGAGCTTCTCGAAGACGTGCACGAGGTGGGTCTTCACCGTCGCCTCGGTCACGAACAGCGCCTTCGCGATCTCCCGGTTCGAGGCGCCGGTGTCGAGCAGCCGGAGCACGTCGAGCTCGCGCCCCGTGAGCTGCACCCGCGGGGCGCGGAGAGCCCGCCCGACGCGCGCGGTCAGCTCCGGCGTCAGCACCTGCCCGCCGGATGCGGCCTGACGCACCGCCCGGATGATGTCCTCCGGGTCGACGTCCTTGAGCAGGTACCCGGCCGCGCCCGCCTCGATCGCGCCGAGGATCTGGGCGTCGCGGTCGAACGTCGTGAGCAGGAGCACCGCCGGGGCCGGGTCGAGGGCGCGGAGTGCGGCCGTCGTCTGCACCCCGTCCATTCCCGCCCCCAGCCGGAGATCGCAGAGGACGACGTCGGGGCGCAGATGACGGGCGAGCGCGACAGCCTCCTCCCCGGACGCCGCCTCGCCCACGACCTCGGCGTCGTCGCGGTGGTCGAACAGCGAACGGACGCCGGCGCGCACGATGGGGTGGTCGTCGACGAGCAGGATCCGCACGGGGGTCACGACCGGCCCCCGAGGGGCAGGTGAGCGGAGAGGGCGGCGCCGTCTCCGGGGGCGCTCTCCACGTCGAGGCCGCCGCCGAGCTCGCGCAGCCGGGCCCGCATCGCCCGCAGACCGTACCCTCCGCCCGGCCCCGGCGACTCCAGCCGGGACGGGTCGAAGCCACGCCCGTCATCCACCACGTCCAGCCGCACCGCGTCGCCGGCGTCCGCCAGCGTCACCACCACGCGAGTGGCGCCGGCGTGGCTGCGCACGTTGGCGAGCGCGGACTGCGCCGTCCGCAGCAGGGCGACCTCCGCGTCGAGGCCGAGTGCGGGCAGCTCCTCGTCGGCGTGGAAGGCGGTCGCGATCCCGGTCTCGGCCGCCAGGCGGTCCACCATGCGGGCGAGGGCCTCGCTCAGCGCGGAGCCGTCGAGCTCGGCGGGCATGAGATCGTCCACGATGCGCCGGGCATCGGCGAGCCCCTCCGCGGCGAGCGCCCCGATCTGCGCCAGCGCCCGCCCCCGGCCCTCCTCGTGCTCCTGCGCCGACCGGGCCAGCAGGACGATGGACGACAGGCTCTGGGCGACCGTGTCGTGGATGTCGCGCGAGACCCTGGTGCGCTCGGCGGCAGCGCCGGATTCCCGCTGGGTGCGGGCGAGCTCGTCCTGGAGGGCCGCCATCTCCTGCTGCGTGGCGACGAGGGAGGCGATGAGCCGCCGCCGCTCCCGCCCGTCGCGGACCAGCTCGAGATAGCCGCGGGAGATCCCGAGCGCGAAGAGACCGCCCACCAACGGCCCGATCACGTTCGCGTACGTGGTCGTCCCGGTGTGCAGCAGGGGCGCGACGATGACCACGACGAGGATGAGGATGCTGAGCAGCACGGCCCCGCGCAGTCGCAGCAGGAAGCCGGCGAGCAGCCACAACGAGAACGCGAGCCAGACGAACTCCGGCGACAGCGCCACGGCGGCGAGCCAGATCACCGTGAGTCCGAGAAGCCAGCCCGCGGCGAGAGCGCGGTCGTCCGTCCGGGAGGAGAGCAGGAGGCCGCCGCCGTACCAGCCGAGGAAGGCGAGGGCGATCGCGAGCAGACCCGGCACCGGGAGCCCGTCGGCGAGCGAGCGGAGGACGCCGACGACCGTGAGTACGACGGTGATGACGGCCTGGCCGATCCGGAGCGAGGCGACCAGGCGCCCCCACGAGCGTCCGCGCACTCCGAGCCGCCCTCCCGGGAGGTCGGGCTCGGCGGTGTCTCCGGTCGGCATGCTGACATTCTCGTCCGCCGGGCCGCGGTCCGCCTCCATCGTTCGGTCGACCCGGTTCGAAGGTATTCTGAGGCCGATGTCGACTCCGCACCCGTTTCCGGCGACGATCGCGGCGGCCGTCGACCACGAGCTCGTGATCCGGAAGTCGCGCTTCCTCACCCATGTCGCACCGGTGTCGTCGGTGGCCGAGGCCGAGGCCGTCATCGCGACGATCCGGAAACGTGCGTGGGACGCGAACCACAACTGCACCGCGATGGTCACCGGGCTGCACGGCGACCAGGCGCGCTCCTCGGACGACGGCGAACCCTCCGGCACCGCCGGCGTCCCGATGCTCGAGGTGCTGCGGCGCCGCGGCCTCACCGACGTCGTCGCGGTGGTGACCCGGTACTTCGGCGGGGTGAAGCTCGGGGCGGGCGGCCTCATCCGCGCCTACTCGTTCGCCGTCTCCGAGACGCTCGACCGCGCCGCCCTCGTGCGTCGGGCGGCGCTCACCCAGGCGACGGTCGAGGTGCCGCATGCCGATGCCGGCCGCTACGACAATCTGCTCCGCGACTGGGCGGCCTCCCACGGCTCGACGCTCGGTGACCCCGCGTACGGCGCCGCCGCGCGCCTGGAGCTGTGGGTGCCCGCAGCGGAACTGCCCCGACTGACCGCCGACCTCGCCGCCGCGTCCGGCGGGACGGTGGTTCCCGTCGCCGGCGTCGAGCGGATCGTCGACGTCGCGGACTGACCCGCTCCCGGCGCGCGCACACCGTGCGGCGGCTATCCTGGACGCCGCGGTCGCGGAAGGAGAGCGATGTCCGACAGTCCGCTCTCAGCCTCGCCGTACGAGATCCTCGGCGTGGACCCGGCCGTCGACGACGCCGAGCTCCGTCGGGCGTATCGGCTCCGACTGCGGCAGACGCATCCCGACACCGGCGGCGATGCCGCCGTGTTCATCCAGGTGCAGCGGGCGTGGGAGCTCATCGGCACCGCGGAGGACCGCGCCGCGTACGACCGCCGCGCGGGCGTGACCGACGACGGCGGCGAATGGAGCGGCTGGCGTCCGCAGGCCGCGCGGACGGACACCCGCCCGCGTGCCCGCTCCTACGGGCACCCCGGCGGCTGGCGCCGGGAGCGCTACCTCTCCTTGATCCGCGAGTGGGCGGGTCACGGGGTCGAGGTGCCCGATCCGTACGCCCCGGCCCTGGTCCGCGCGGCCCCACGGGAGCTCCGGCGGCTGCTCGCCGACGCGCTCGCGGAGGAGGCCACGGCCCGCACGGTCTCCGACCTCGGGATGGGCTTCACGGTGTGGCACGACGTCGCCGCGGGGCAGACCCCCGAGGACAAGCTCGATCACGTCGTGCTCAGCCCCTCCGGCCTCTACGGCGTCATGTCCGAGGACTTCGGGGGCGTGGTGGGCTTCCGCCGCGGGGAGATCACCGGCCCGAGCCTCGGCACGAGGGCACCGGTCACCGCCGCCCTTGCACGGATGCGCGCGGTCGCGAAGGCGGCCAAGGTGAAGTTCGGCGGTGCGATCGTCGTGCTCCCGGACGACGATCTCGCCCAGGCGGTCACCCCGCTGGGCAGCACCCGCGGGGTCCCGGTCGTCGTGGTGCGCCGCAGCGCCCTGGCGATGGTGCTGCGTCAGGGTGTGCCGGGCGCGCGGGCCATCGGGGGCAACGAGCTGTTCGATGTCCGCACCCGCCTCCAGCAGACCGTCCGCTTCGTCTGACAGCGCGGCGACGCGCCCGGCATGCTCTTTTGAATCATTCAAAAAACGTGTAGAGTCGAGGGCATGGAGACGGAACTCGACTCGGCGTTGCGCGACGCCGGGCTGCGTGCGACCGCGGGCCGCGTCGCCGTTCTCGAGGCGCTCGGCTCCATGGCCCATACGGATGCGGAGCGGGTCTACCGCGCCGTGTCCGACGTGCTCCCGACGACGTCGATCCAGTCGGTGCACAACATCCTCGCGGACCTGACGACGGCGGGCCTCATCCGCCGGATCGAACCGGCAGGCTCCGCGGCGCTGTACGAACGGCGCATCGACGACAACCACCACCACGTCGTCTGCACCTCCTGCGGTGCGGTCGGCGATGTGGACTGCGTCGTCGGCGAGGCGCCGTGTCTCACCCCGTCCTCGACGGGGGGCTTCACCGTGCAGACAGCTGAAGTCACCTTCTGGGGCCTCTGCCCCAGCTGCCAGAACGCCGCATAGGAGCATCCGCCGCTCCCCTCTCCGGACGGGGTCGGTCGGCATGCCCACGCGCAGAAGGAGAACACCATGACCAACCCCACCGACGCGGCCCGTCCGGCCACGACGACGCAGGCGGGCACGCCCATCGCGAGCGACACCCACTCGCTGACCGTGGGCCCCGACGGCCCCACGGTGCTGCACGACCACTACCTGGTCGAGAAGATCGCCTCCTTCAACCGTGAGCGGGTGCCGGAGCGCAACCCGCACGCCAAGGGCGGCGGCGCGTTCGGCGAGTTCGTCGTCACCGAGGACGTCTCGCAGTACACCAGCGCTGCCGTGTTCCAGCCGGGCGCCACCTCCGAGACGCTCATCCGCTTCTCCTCCGTCGCCGGCGAGCAGGGCTCCCCCGACACCTGGCGCGACGTGCGCGGCTTC is from Microbacterium sp. BLY and encodes:
- a CDS encoding AMP-binding protein — its product is MSRRATPATEAIREMRDLLFTHATDYDAARRDFAWPRLSAFNFALEWFDVVAGENPDRPAVQIVEADLSLRSWTYGELSARSDQVAAWLRGLGIGRGDHVIVMLNNTIELWEVMLAITKLGAVSIPTSTLLSASDLAYRIEHGRAGAVVTLGTLADRLEDIDPAVLRIGVGATVPADWKRFADAAAAPEEFVPDGPTPAGDTALLYFTSGTTNRPKLVQHTHVSYPVGHLSTMWWLGVRPDDVHLNISSPGWAKHAWSSFYSPFLAEATVFVYNYDRFDANTLMEVMDTHHVSTFCAPPTVWRMLIQADLSRLAHPPRELVGAGEPLNPEVIDRVREAWGGTIRDGFGQTEMTACIGNSPGQPVKVGSMGRPLPGYPVVLLDPVTGEVVDGEGEIALDLAQPPLGLMAGYYDDPEKTAESRAGGFHHTGDIAVRDADGYLTYVGRSDDVFKASDYKISPFELESVLLEHELVVEAAVIPSPDPTRLAVPKAYVCLTPEAGADEAAAARAVFGYAHERLSSHLWVRIIEFVPELPKTISGKIRRVELRARESARVAAGDEARQHRDRDYR
- a CDS encoding MATE family efflux transporter, which translates into the protein MATTLTTGRPWRVILAFAIPLLLGNVVQQLYQFADAIVVGRHLGVQSLAAVGATGSLLFLLLGFAWGLTSGFAIPIAQAFGARDDAAVRRSVATGVLLSGITSVVLTVVAPLIAGPILALLQTPPELMAEATVFTQISFLGAGATMFFNYLSAIIRAIGDSKTPLVFLTVSCALNVGLVVLMVGPLEWGVAGAALATVVAQAVSVILCLDFVRRRLPMLHLRRADWRISRSDIADHLRLGLPMGFQASIIAIGTLTVQVALNTLGADAVAAYTTASRVDSLAVALLSSLGLAVSMYAAQNHGGRRPDRIRRGVVEATWMAVAAAVVLGGLLIAFGAPMVRLFVGDGSDDVVAMAHRMLIINGCGYWALGMLFVLRGALQGLGHTLVPTVTGVIELVMRVVAAVVLGALIGFDGVALSNPLAWVGAIVLLVPAYVRAHRALATQPVAPAEATETSAIAIVGPSDGSMVVDAVVTRPVRVVRPRRLRWPVRR
- the cycA gene encoding D-serine/D-alanine/glycine transporter produces the protein MTKEDTGAIRQGQTGAEGEEHLRRALSNRHIQLLAIGGAIGTGLFMGSGKTISVAGPSVIFVYMIIGFMLFFVMRAMGELLLSNLKYKSFSDFASDLLGPWAGFFTGWTYWFCWVVTGVADVIAIAGYTDALIPGVPLWIPGLLVVVILLALNLPTVAAFGEMEFWFALIKIVAIVALIVTGLVMILTGFSHDAGTASFANLWDHGGMFPHGFLGFVAGFQIAVFAFVGIELVGTAAAETKDPTRNLPKAINAIPIRVLLFYVGALIILMSVTPWTEYVAGESPFIAMFALAGLGIAATVVNLVVLTSAMSSANSGIYSTSRMVFGLAQDGDAPRLFGRLSKRRVPQNALFLSCILLLSGVVLLYAGKDIGTAFEMVTTVSAVCFMFVWTIFLCSYLVYRRRRPEKAATSAFKMPGGVFMVFVVLAFFLFILWALTTQPDTLIALLVTPIWFAILIVAWLFVRKSPHHLQRHAAHIAYMRDDSIPAD
- a CDS encoding DUF2871 domain-containing protein, with protein sequence MRRLFTAAFASMLVGVASGLFYREFTKINGFPEGAPTQLGLVHTHLLVLGFVVLLVVMLLEKAFALSESRLFGWFFWTYTAGLVLTSAMLVWHGCLTVLGQESTKMIAGIAGVGHMLLAAGMVLLFLALRPRVFGPKAAARERATLESVA
- a CDS encoding response regulator transcription factor → MTPVRILLVDDHPIVRAGVRSLFDHRDDAEVVGEAASGEEAVALARHLRPDVVLCDLRLGAGMDGVQTTAALRALDPAPAVLLLTTFDRDAQILGAIEAGAAGYLLKDVDPEDIIRAVRQAASGGQVLTPELTARVGRALRAPRVQLTGRELDVLRLLDTGASNREIAKALFVTEATVKTHLVHVFEKLGADSRAKAVAIARDTGLL
- a CDS encoding sensor histidine kinase; this encodes MPTGDTAEPDLPGGRLGVRGRSWGRLVASLRIGQAVITVVLTVVGVLRSLADGLPVPGLLAIALAFLGWYGGGLLLSSRTDDRALAAGWLLGLTVIWLAAVALSPEFVWLAFSLWLLAGFLLRLRGAVLLSILILVVVIVAPLLHTGTTTYANVIGPLVGGLFALGISRGYLELVRDGRERRRLIASLVATQQEMAALQDELARTQRESGAAAERTRVSRDIHDTVAQSLSSIVLLARSAQEHEEGRGRALAQIGALAAEGLADARRIVDDLMPAELDGSALSEALARMVDRLAAETGIATAFHADEELPALGLDAEVALLRTAQSALANVRSHAGATRVVVTLADAGDAVRLDVVDDGRGFDPSRLESPGPGGGYGLRAMRARLRELGGGLDVESAPGDGAALSAHLPLGGRS
- a CDS encoding YigZ family protein gives rise to the protein MSTPHPFPATIAAAVDHELVIRKSRFLTHVAPVSSVAEAEAVIATIRKRAWDANHNCTAMVTGLHGDQARSSDDGEPSGTAGVPMLEVLRRRGLTDVVAVVTRYFGGVKLGAGGLIRAYSFAVSETLDRAALVRRAALTQATVEVPHADAGRYDNLLRDWAASHGSTLGDPAYGAAARLELWVPAAELPRLTADLAAASGGTVVPVAGVERIVDVAD
- a CDS encoding DnaJ domain-containing protein; the protein is MSDSPLSASPYEILGVDPAVDDAELRRAYRLRLRQTHPDTGGDAAVFIQVQRAWELIGTAEDRAAYDRRAGVTDDGGEWSGWRPQAARTDTRPRARSYGHPGGWRRERYLSLIREWAGHGVEVPDPYAPALVRAAPRELRRLLADALAEEATARTVSDLGMGFTVWHDVAAGQTPEDKLDHVVLSPSGLYGVMSEDFGGVVGFRRGEITGPSLGTRAPVTAALARMRAVAKAAKVKFGGAIVVLPDDDLAQAVTPLGSTRGVPVVVVRRSALAMVLRQGVPGARAIGGNELFDVRTRLQQTVRFV
- a CDS encoding Fur family transcriptional regulator — encoded protein: METELDSALRDAGLRATAGRVAVLEALGSMAHTDAERVYRAVSDVLPTTSIQSVHNILADLTTAGLIRRIEPAGSAALYERRIDDNHHHVVCTSCGAVGDVDCVVGEAPCLTPSSTGGFTVQTAEVTFWGLCPSCQNAA